Sequence from the Clupea harengus chromosome 20, Ch_v2.0.2, whole genome shotgun sequence genome:
GCCATGCCACACCTGCTCACTGGATGGCGTGGACTTCACTTAAAGCAGAGCAGACCAGAGAGCCACTGACACGTGTATAAACAGTGTTAATACAATTACATTTCAACTAAACTAACTAAAAAACGTGCCTGTCAAGATTAAAAGATTACGTTTTAACAACAAGTATTCTGTTAACATATTTGTATGGCCTGTACGACGACCACATGTTACAcatgactgaataaaacacattcctGTAAGTGAGCCTGAGACCAAGTGCTTGGAGTTTAGGTTTCTTACCTGCAGTAGGACAGCGGCATTCATGTTATCGCAAATCCCATCGCCCATACTTTAAAAACATGCTAGCAAATGAGGAGCAACGGTGTGCTCGTACGAGGTGTACTCTAACACACGACGCCTGTCTTTGAATGGTCCCCGCCCTCTTCACTTcaagtgtaggcctactgtacAACCTGTTGCGTAGGCTTTACCTGCTGTCCAATCAAAACAGAGGTTTCACCTTCCTAATCCAACTCATTATCTTCTTTATGCTATCATTGAAGATATCAGTTTAACCGCAAGAGTTCACATAGAGGCTTGTCAACTCACTGTTTCTTCCCTTTCTTGATAGGATAGCCTATATATTTCCACTGCATAAATTAAATTGTAAAATATTCCTTAGAAATAAATGCAATTAAGCTCATTTAGTATGTCACTCATATACAGAGCAACCCTACCTAAGGGATACCCTACGATACCCTACGACCCCTCTCTTTCAATGAAGAGCTGCCGCCATCATGTGGTCACGTCGAACAATTTTGTTTCAGAGAAACTTACCGCCGTAACACATTAAACTGTGTGACCTCGGTCATTTACGCAGCAAATGTTACTATATTAGCTACTTCGAATATTAGTCATTTTCATGTTGCAAAGTAGCCCACCGTTGAGACGAAAAAACATATCACTCAACAGGAGGTTAACACTTTATGTACTCATTTTCCTCGACTGTGAATGATGTGTAAAACGTTCAATCTTTCAGTTCTCTGAATAAATTGAATTGTTCAGATTAGAGAGCAGTTAGTACTTCACAGCCTGAGGTCACTGATCCGAACGCCTGCTCATGGTTTTACTAACTCCTTCACACCCTTGAAGACCCCTTTAGAGTTGCGTCACTTTCTATATTAGTGGAATGTTCCGATTTTGCTAGGAGGGAAAGTTAGGTCGCCGCCGCCCCCCCACGCAATGGAAACCACAAAGGCTGTATTGAGAGTTCATTGGACGCTACAGAGGCGCGTTCCACCGCGGGCGGAGCGTCCAGATAAATGAGGGAGTTGAACCTCCAAGCAAGCAATTCTTCAGTCCACTCTACTTTTGACCTTTGACTAAGCCAAGTGTGTATACAAGGATGTCGGACCAAACATTCACAGGTGAGGAATGAATCATTAGCTTAACTATGTCATCAACCCATGTGATCAACTGTCAACTTGACGAAAGATTGAAACTTCATGTTTGCTGCATACAACGTTTGCTAAATATTTCAATTTTGTTAAATGTGTTGTCCGATTATTTCTTTGAAGACTTGGATATGGAATTTGGAGATTTGCTTCAAGAATTCAACGATGTTGTAGAAGAATTGAGGGTGCCGTCGCAGAGCACACCATGTGTGTATGGCCACCTCCTGAGTGAGGCAAAGCGACGTGATGGAGTGAGCGACAGCGGCATAGAAGATTCCGACTacagtgagttttttttttcatatattgACTGACAGCTGAGATGGTAGGGTCCAGAGTCTTTCCAGACCTACATAATGTTTTGTGTGAAATTCAATCTACTGGctatactatatatactgtatatataaacatTGCACATTACAATGCCATGACTGAGTGTcatattataaatatttaaaagaaaagCCTATTTAATCTAATGAAGGTACAAAATGTGATGCAGTGATCTCATTAACATCACTGCTAATTAATTCCCCCCTATGCTTAAGTATGCAGAAACCAAACTGGCGAAGAAATGTCTGTGAGGATGCACTCTGACCACAAACACAAGTGCTTGGGCAGAGAGTACAGACTAAAATGATCAACTTCACACTCTGAATAAGTTGCATAACTGCGGTCTACTCTCTCCGCAGGCAGTGAACCGTCCCTTGGGAACAGCTTGAACACCAGCGAGGAGGAGCTGAGCACTGCAGGCATGACGGCGTCACCTAAAGGTATTACCATAACATCTCTATCCAGATAGCCATCACATTTACACAACAATGCTAGAGGGTGGGTTTGCCCCCAATTCCAGCTATTTTTGACCTGGG
This genomic interval carries:
- the si:dkey-27i16.2 gene encoding regulator of cell cycle RGCC-like; this encodes MSDQTFTDLDMEFGDLLQEFNDVVEELRVPSQSTPCVYGHLLSEAKRRDGVSDSGIEDSDYSSEPSLGNSLNTSEEELSTAGMTASPKAKLGDTEDLQSFIDNLDRELAEM